In Dioscorea cayenensis subsp. rotundata cultivar TDr96_F1 chromosome 11, TDr96_F1_v2_PseudoChromosome.rev07_lg8_w22 25.fasta, whole genome shotgun sequence, a single genomic region encodes these proteins:
- the LOC120272465 gene encoding probable amidase At4g34880 isoform X1 — protein sequence MPSSLSTPQTLLLLPLLFSIISISISISISITHAFDFKYSTIDQIQQAFQHNQLTSRQLVQYYLDRIQTLNPLLRAVIEVNPDALDQADNADSERQTAQQRQLSGLHGIPILLKDSIGTKDRLNTTAGSLALLGSVVPRDAGVVEKLRQSGAVILGKASLTEWANFRSRRAPNGWCARSGQGRNPYVLTADTCSSSSGSAIAAAADLATVTLGTETDGSIICPSAMNSVVGIKPTVGLTSRSGVILISSRQDTIGPICRTVSDAVHVLDAIVGYDPRDAEATRDASGYVPAGGYLQFLRASGLEGKRLGILRKGFFDAYPEGSIQALTFEQHFTTLREKGAILVDDLEIANASTVVDFMNNGEFLVLPAEFKQSLNEYLSELIYSPVRSLADIIDFNNKHKREERMEEIGQSILLLAESTKGIGPVEERAIDRMNQLSMQGLEKLMKENKLDGIVTPGAKIVSVLGIGGYPGISVPAGYASDGVPFGICFAGLKGSEPTLIELAYAFEQATNVRVPPSFKPSFMSVLDDIDSL from the exons AACACAATCAGCTAACCTCTCGCCAGCTAGTCCAGTACTACTTAGACCGGATCCAGACCCTCAATCCACTCCTCCGCGCAGTGATCGAGGTCAACCCAGATGCGCTCGACCAAGCCGATAACGCCGATTCGGAGAGGCAAACCGCGCAGCAGCGCCAGCTCTCTGGTTTGCACGGCATTCCAATCCTTCTCAAAGACAGTATTGGTACCAAAGACCGGCTGAACACGACCGCCGGTTCGCTTGCGCTTCTTGGCTCGGTAGTACCGCGAGATGCTGGAGTTGTTGAGAAGTTGAGGCAGAGTGGGGCTGTGATTCTGGGCAAAGCTAGCTTGACTGAGTGGGCTAACTTTCGATCAAGACGTGCTCCGAATGGTTGGTGCGCTCGTAGCGGGCAAGGCCGG AACCCGTATGTGCTGACTGCTGATACCTGCTCGTCCAGCAGTGGCTCAGCTATCGCAGCAGCAGCAGACTTGGCGACCGTGACACTGGGTACCGAGACCGATGGCTCAATCATATGCCCATCGGCCATGAATTCAGTGGTTGGAATCAAACCGACGGTTGGCCTCACCAGCCGCTCCGGTGTCATTCTCATCTCTTCTAGACAAGACACCATTGG ACCTATTTGCCGGACGGTCTCGGACGCTGTGCATGTTCTGGATGCAATCGTTGGGTATGATCCAAGAGACGCTGAGGCAACAAGGGATGCGTCTGGGTACGTGCCTGCCGGTGGGTATTTGCAGTTTCTCAGAGCTAGTGGGCTGGAGGGCAAGAGACTTGGAATCCTTCGCAAAGGCTTCTTTGATGCATACCCGGAAGGATCCATACAAGCGCTGACATTTGAGCAGCATTTCACCACTTTGAG GGAAAAAGGAGCAATCTTGGTGGATGATTTGGAAATAGCAAATGCTAGTACCGTTGTTGATTTTATGAACAATGGTGAGTTTCTTGTGTTGCCAGCGGAGTTCAAACAGTCTTTGAATGAGTACCTCTCTGAGTTGATCTACTCCCCAGTGAGATCTCTGGCTGACATTATAGACTtcaacaacaaacacaaaagagAG GAAAGGATGGAGGAAATTGGAcagtcgatcttgttgttggCTGAGAGTACAAAAGGGATTGGTCCAGTTGAGGAAAGAGCCATTGATAGAATGAATCAGTTATCCATGCAAGGACTTGAGAAACTTATGAAAGAGAACAAGTTGGATGGTATTGTGACACCAGGTGCAAAGATTGTTAGTGTTCTGGGCATTGGTGGATATCCTGGGATCAGTGTTCCTGCAGGCTATGCAAGTGATGGTGTTCCTTTTGGGATTTGCTTTGCTGGTCTCAAGGGATCAGAACCCACATTGATTGAGCTTGCTTATGCTTTTGAGCAAGCAACCAATGTCAGAGTTCCCCCTTCTTTTAAGCCATCCTTCATGTCAGTTTTGGATGATATTGATAGCCTCTGA
- the LOC120272465 gene encoding probable amidase At4g34880 isoform X2, producing the protein MDVADLSMGPAVGLGRDKHNQLTSRQLVQYYLDRIQTLNPLLRAVIEVNPDALDQADNADSERQTAQQRQLSGLHGIPILLKDSIGTKDRLNTTAGSLALLGSVVPRDAGVVEKLRQSGAVILGKASLTEWANFRSRRAPNGWCARSGQGRNPYVLTADTCSSSSGSAIAAAADLATVTLGTETDGSIICPSAMNSVVGIKPTVGLTSRSGVILISSRQDTIGPICRTVSDAVHVLDAIVGYDPRDAEATRDASGYVPAGGYLQFLRASGLEGKRLGILRKGFFDAYPEGSIQALTFEQHFTTLREKGAILVDDLEIANASTVVDFMNNGEFLVLPAEFKQSLNEYLSELIYSPVRSLADIIDFNNKHKREERMEEIGQSILLLAESTKGIGPVEERAIDRMNQLSMQGLEKLMKENKLDGIVTPGAKIVSVLGIGGYPGISVPAGYASDGVPFGICFAGLKGSEPTLIELAYAFEQATNVRVPPSFKPSFMSVLDDIDSL; encoded by the exons ATGGATGTGGCCGATCTGTCCATGGGCCCGGCTGTGGGGCTGGGACGTGACAAACACAATCAGCTAACCTCTCGCCAGCTAGTCCAGTACTACTTAGACCGGATCCAGACCCTCAATCCACTCCTCCGCGCAGTGATCGAGGTCAACCCAGATGCGCTCGACCAAGCCGATAACGCCGATTCGGAGAGGCAAACCGCGCAGCAGCGCCAGCTCTCTGGTTTGCACGGCATTCCAATCCTTCTCAAAGACAGTATTGGTACCAAAGACCGGCTGAACACGACCGCCGGTTCGCTTGCGCTTCTTGGCTCGGTAGTACCGCGAGATGCTGGAGTTGTTGAGAAGTTGAGGCAGAGTGGGGCTGTGATTCTGGGCAAAGCTAGCTTGACTGAGTGGGCTAACTTTCGATCAAGACGTGCTCCGAATGGTTGGTGCGCTCGTAGCGGGCAAGGCCGG AACCCGTATGTGCTGACTGCTGATACCTGCTCGTCCAGCAGTGGCTCAGCTATCGCAGCAGCAGCAGACTTGGCGACCGTGACACTGGGTACCGAGACCGATGGCTCAATCATATGCCCATCGGCCATGAATTCAGTGGTTGGAATCAAACCGACGGTTGGCCTCACCAGCCGCTCCGGTGTCATTCTCATCTCTTCTAGACAAGACACCATTGG ACCTATTTGCCGGACGGTCTCGGACGCTGTGCATGTTCTGGATGCAATCGTTGGGTATGATCCAAGAGACGCTGAGGCAACAAGGGATGCGTCTGGGTACGTGCCTGCCGGTGGGTATTTGCAGTTTCTCAGAGCTAGTGGGCTGGAGGGCAAGAGACTTGGAATCCTTCGCAAAGGCTTCTTTGATGCATACCCGGAAGGATCCATACAAGCGCTGACATTTGAGCAGCATTTCACCACTTTGAG GGAAAAAGGAGCAATCTTGGTGGATGATTTGGAAATAGCAAATGCTAGTACCGTTGTTGATTTTATGAACAATGGTGAGTTTCTTGTGTTGCCAGCGGAGTTCAAACAGTCTTTGAATGAGTACCTCTCTGAGTTGATCTACTCCCCAGTGAGATCTCTGGCTGACATTATAGACTtcaacaacaaacacaaaagagAG GAAAGGATGGAGGAAATTGGAcagtcgatcttgttgttggCTGAGAGTACAAAAGGGATTGGTCCAGTTGAGGAAAGAGCCATTGATAGAATGAATCAGTTATCCATGCAAGGACTTGAGAAACTTATGAAAGAGAACAAGTTGGATGGTATTGTGACACCAGGTGCAAAGATTGTTAGTGTTCTGGGCATTGGTGGATATCCTGGGATCAGTGTTCCTGCAGGCTATGCAAGTGATGGTGTTCCTTTTGGGATTTGCTTTGCTGGTCTCAAGGGATCAGAACCCACATTGATTGAGCTTGCTTATGCTTTTGAGCAAGCAACCAATGTCAGAGTTCCCCCTTCTTTTAAGCCATCCTTCATGTCAGTTTTGGATGATATTGATAGCCTCTGA